The following are encoded together in the Pontibacter liquoris genome:
- a CDS encoding M28 family peptidase — translation MKYNYMYAYVLLAAMTAGCATASKTPKGPVTDAAKLEEVSAKYAQTITAADLSKHLHIIASDEYMGRDTGSKGQKMAAEYIATQFRKDGLAGPVKTGSNPYYQSFDLEKTRWGNGYMLVGKAKFLMLQDFFVLGSTPYQDEQAADIVFAGYGIDDPKFNDYAGKDVTGKMVVVLAGEPKDASGNYILSGTDKASDWGNDYRSKRKAATDHGAKSVLIITGTSADEFNTLTQRYKSYASRPSIGMKNTGTQTNAATMFISPVAGAALLGTTPEKLLAYPASVAKTGKPAAGTFAVAKDVKVRTERIAEPLSTENVLGFIEGTDKKDEIVVVTAHYDHVGVDSTLTGDQIFNGANDDGSGTVAVLEVSEAFAQAKKDGYGPRRSMLFMTVTGEEKGLLGSEYYSENPVFPLANTVADVNIDMIGRMDFDHEKTNDSNYIYVIGADKLSSELDQINTQMNEKYTHLKLDYKFNDENDPNRFYYRSDHYNFAKKGIPIVFYFNGVHADYHKPSDEVEKINFESAQKVARLAFHVAWELANRDNRIVVDSNKK, via the coding sequence ATGAAGTACAACTACATGTATGCCTATGTGCTGCTGGCCGCGATGACAGCCGGCTGTGCCACAGCATCCAAAACACCCAAAGGCCCTGTAACCGATGCGGCCAAATTAGAGGAAGTGTCTGCTAAGTATGCCCAGACCATTACGGCCGCAGATCTGTCCAAGCACCTGCACATTATTGCTTCCGACGAGTACATGGGCCGCGATACCGGCTCTAAAGGACAGAAGATGGCTGCCGAGTACATTGCCACGCAGTTCCGCAAAGATGGCTTGGCAGGTCCGGTAAAGACTGGCAGCAACCCCTATTACCAGTCCTTCGACCTGGAGAAAACCAGATGGGGCAATGGCTACATGCTGGTAGGCAAAGCCAAATTCCTGATGCTGCAGGATTTCTTTGTACTGGGCAGCACCCCGTACCAGGACGAGCAGGCAGCTGATATCGTGTTTGCCGGCTATGGCATCGACGACCCGAAGTTTAACGACTACGCAGGCAAAGATGTAACCGGCAAAATGGTGGTGGTGCTCGCCGGTGAGCCAAAAGACGCCAGCGGAAACTATATTCTGAGCGGCACTGACAAAGCCTCTGACTGGGGCAACGATTACCGCAGCAAGCGCAAAGCGGCCACCGACCACGGCGCCAAATCTGTGCTCATTATTACCGGCACCAGCGCAGATGAATTTAATACCCTCACGCAGCGCTACAAGTCGTACGCCTCCCGCCCTTCCATCGGCATGAAGAACACCGGCACGCAGACAAACGCTGCCACCATGTTCATTTCGCCGGTAGCGGGCGCCGCCCTGCTGGGTACTACCCCCGAAAAGCTGCTGGCCTACCCGGCCTCTGTAGCTAAAACAGGTAAGCCGGCTGCGGGCACCTTTGCTGTGGCCAAAGACGTGAAGGTAAGAACCGAGCGCATTGCAGAGCCGCTTTCAACGGAGAACGTGCTGGGCTTTATTGAAGGCACCGACAAGAAAGATGAGATCGTGGTGGTGACTGCTCATTACGATCACGTAGGCGTGGACTCGACCCTGACAGGCGACCAGATCTTTAACGGCGCGAACGACGACGGCTCTGGTACAGTGGCCGTGCTGGAGGTTTCGGAAGCGTTTGCCCAGGCCAAAAAAGACGGCTACGGCCCGCGCCGCAGCATGCTGTTTATGACCGTAACCGGTGAGGAAAAAGGATTGCTGGGCTCTGAGTATTACTCCGAGAACCCCGTGTTCCCACTGGCCAACACCGTAGCTGACGTGAACATCGACATGATCGGCCGCATGGACTTTGACCACGAGAAAACCAACGACAGCAATTACATCTATGTGATCGGAGCGGATAAGCTCTCTTCGGAGCTCGACCAGATCAACACGCAGATGAACGAGAAGTATACGCACCTGAAACTCGACTATAAATTTAACGACGAGAACGATCCGAACCGCTTCTACTACCGCTCCGACCATTACAACTTTGCCAAAAAAGGTATTCCGATCGTTTTCTATTTCAACGGCGTGCATGCCGATTACCACAAGCCGAGCGACGAGGTAGAGAAGATCAACTTCGAGAGCGCCCAGAAAGTTGCCCGCCTGGCGTTCCACGTGGCATGGGAACTGGCCAACCGCGACAACCGCATTGTGGTAGATAGCAATAAGAAATAG
- the ispF gene encoding 2-C-methyl-D-erythritol 2,4-cyclodiphosphate synthase: MKLKIRTGFGYDVHQLQEGLDFWLGGIKIPHTHGALGHSDADVLIHVICDALLGAANLRDIGFHFSDNDPKYKGIDSKILLREVVHLLSREGYEIGNIDSTICLQEPKVNPHIPAMKSCLAEVMGIPEHDISIKATTTEHLGFVGKKEGVAAFATVLIQKL; the protein is encoded by the coding sequence ATGAAACTGAAAATACGAACCGGCTTTGGCTACGATGTGCACCAGTTGCAGGAAGGACTGGACTTCTGGCTGGGCGGCATCAAAATTCCGCACACGCACGGCGCCCTGGGCCATTCCGATGCTGATGTGCTCATCCACGTGATCTGCGATGCCCTGCTGGGTGCAGCCAACCTGCGCGACATCGGTTTCCATTTTTCCGACAATGACCCCAAGTATAAAGGCATCGACAGCAAGATCCTGCTGAGAGAAGTGGTACACCTGCTTTCGAGAGAAGGCTACGAGATCGGCAACATCGACTCGACCATCTGCTTGCAGGAGCCCAAGGTAAACCCGCACATTCCGGCCATGAAAAGCTGTCTGGCCGAGGTAATGGGCATTCCGGAGCACGACATCTCCATAAAAGCCACCACCACAGAACACCTGGGCTTTGTAGGTAAAAAAGAAGGCGTAGCAGCCTTTGCCACCGTCCTGATCCAAAAGCTGTAG
- a CDS encoding alkene reductase has product MTQALLKPIKLHDLELKNRVVMAPMTRSRADNEGNVPNDIMVTYYTQRAGAGLIITEGSQISKQAVGYINTPGIYSPEQVAGWKKITKAVHDEGGKIFIQLWHVGRMSHPDFHDGALPVAPSAINPNDKAYTPQGFKDTVTPRELTVPEIKQIVQDFKQAAENAMAADFDGVEVHSSNGYLLHQFFVTSSNSRTDEYGGSRENRARILFEVLDAIKEVMPVEKVGVRLNPSLHGGFGITLNEETIPTYDYIIEKLNDYNLAYLHLSEPFSDVSEVPFAEPNIAKRYRPIYKGNLIINAGFTQEKGNKVIADGEADMVAFGVPFISNPDLPERFAQNAALQQPDKNTFYAPGTKGYIDYPSLAELEV; this is encoded by the coding sequence ATGACACAAGCACTTTTAAAACCTATAAAATTACACGATCTGGAGCTGAAGAACCGGGTAGTGATGGCCCCTATGACGCGCAGCCGGGCAGATAACGAAGGTAACGTGCCCAACGACATCATGGTGACGTACTACACACAGCGTGCCGGTGCCGGCCTGATCATTACAGAAGGCTCCCAGATCTCGAAGCAGGCCGTTGGCTACATCAACACGCCCGGCATCTATAGCCCTGAGCAGGTAGCAGGCTGGAAGAAAATAACCAAAGCCGTGCACGACGAAGGCGGTAAGATCTTTATTCAGTTGTGGCACGTGGGCCGCATGTCGCACCCCGATTTCCATGACGGTGCGCTGCCGGTGGCGCCCTCGGCCATTAACCCGAACGACAAAGCGTATACGCCACAAGGCTTTAAAGACACGGTAACGCCGCGCGAGCTGACCGTGCCGGAGATAAAGCAGATCGTACAGGACTTTAAGCAGGCAGCTGAAAATGCTATGGCGGCTGATTTCGATGGGGTAGAAGTACATTCTTCGAACGGTTACCTGCTCCATCAGTTCTTCGTGACTTCCTCCAACAGCCGCACCGACGAGTATGGCGGCTCGCGGGAGAACCGCGCCCGCATCCTGTTCGAGGTGCTGGATGCGATTAAAGAAGTGATGCCGGTAGAGAAAGTAGGAGTGCGCCTGAACCCAAGCCTGCATGGCGGTTTTGGCATTACCCTGAACGAGGAGACTATCCCGACATACGACTATATCATTGAAAAGCTCAACGACTACAATCTGGCTTACCTGCACCTGTCAGAGCCATTCAGCGATGTAAGCGAGGTGCCATTTGCCGAACCGAATATTGCAAAGCGCTACCGCCCTATCTACAAAGGCAACCTGATCATTAATGCCGGCTTTACGCAGGAAAAAGGAAATAAAGTAATTGCTGATGGCGAGGCAGATATGGTGGCTTTCGGCGTACCGTTCATCTCCAACCCGGACCTGCCGGAGCGCTTTGCGCAGAACGCCGCACTGCAGCAACCCGACAAAAACACCTTTTATGCCCCTGGCACCAAAGGCTACATCGATTACCCTTCGCTTGCGGAGTTAGAAGTATAG
- a CDS encoding aldo/keto reductase gives MKNIKIKEATIPALGFGTFQLADATAYTVVKAALSEGYRHIDTAQMYKNEESVGRAIREADVPRDQVFLTTKVLPANLGAKTFMPSVTESLQKLQTDAVDLLLIHWPNAEVPVEEYMEELMKAQQKGYTRYIGVSNHPTALLDKVLATGAGIITNQVEYHPFLNQDKLYTYLQDHNLTLTAYSPVAQGKVLGNPVLKSIADKYNKNEIQVTLRWLMQQDNVLAIPRSANEAHIRSNFSIFDFELTPEEMQQINQLKQANTRLINPSFAPAWD, from the coding sequence ATGAAAAACATCAAAATAAAAGAAGCCACTATACCTGCCCTCGGGTTCGGCACATTTCAACTAGCCGATGCCACAGCTTATACCGTGGTAAAAGCTGCGCTGAGCGAGGGGTACCGCCACATCGACACAGCGCAGATGTATAAAAACGAGGAAAGTGTGGGCCGCGCCATCCGGGAGGCCGATGTTCCACGTGACCAGGTGTTCCTGACCACGAAAGTGCTGCCTGCCAATTTAGGTGCTAAGACGTTCATGCCTTCGGTAACAGAGAGCCTGCAAAAGCTGCAGACCGACGCAGTGGACCTGCTGCTGATCCATTGGCCAAATGCCGAGGTGCCGGTGGAGGAGTACATGGAGGAGCTGATGAAGGCGCAGCAAAAAGGTTATACCCGGTATATCGGCGTGAGCAACCACCCCACGGCCCTGCTCGACAAAGTGCTGGCCACAGGCGCGGGCATCATCACCAACCAGGTAGAGTATCATCCCTTCCTGAACCAGGACAAGCTTTATACTTACTTGCAGGACCACAACCTTACGCTAACTGCCTACAGCCCCGTGGCACAGGGCAAGGTGCTGGGCAACCCCGTGCTGAAAAGCATTGCCGACAAGTATAACAAGAACGAAATACAGGTAACGCTGCGCTGGCTAATGCAGCAGGACAACGTGCTAGCCATCCCCCGAAGCGCCAATGAGGCGCACATACGCTCCAACTTCAGCATCTTCGATTTTGAACTGACACCGGAAGAGATGCAGCAGATAAACCAGCTGAAGCAGGCAAACACACGCCTCATCAACCCATCGTTCGCCCCCGCCTGGGACTAA
- a CDS encoding MarR family winged helix-turn-helix transcriptional regulator yields the protein MRIEDEIKQKEFKDDYRRLLVNLLFTNNWVNQQVMPFFRRHGLTLQQHNVLGILRGQHPEPVCFGDIQCRMVDRSSNVTRLIDKLIEKGYATRDICQANRRMIEVRLTEKGIRKMQEVDEASAQLYKQFHNLNQEEAVLVSRMLDKLRG from the coding sequence ATGCGGATAGAAGACGAAATAAAGCAGAAGGAGTTTAAGGACGATTACCGTCGCTTGCTTGTGAACCTGTTGTTTACTAACAACTGGGTGAACCAGCAGGTGATGCCTTTCTTTCGCCGCCATGGCCTTACGCTGCAGCAGCACAATGTACTGGGCATCCTGCGCGGGCAACACCCCGAGCCGGTTTGCTTCGGCGACATCCAGTGCCGCATGGTAGACCGCAGTTCAAATGTGACGCGCCTGATCGATAAGCTAATTGAAAAAGGCTACGCCACCCGCGACATCTGCCAGGCCAACCGCCGCATGATCGAAGTGCGCCTCACTGAAAAAGGTATCCGGAAAATGCAGGAAGTGGACGAGGCTTCGGCCCAGCTCTACAAGCAGTTCCACAACCTGAACCAGGAAGAGGCCGTGCTGGTCAGCCGTATGCTGGACAAGCTGCGCGGCTGA
- a CDS encoding M16 family metallopeptidase: protein MIQFKEFTLDNGLQVIVHEDHTSPMAVLNVLYNVGSRDEEESHTGFAHLFEHLMFSGSKHIPVYDEPLQRVGGENNAFTSPDITNYYLSLPAQNIETGFWLESDRMLDLAFSENGLEVQRKVVVEEFKQTYLNQPYGDVWLKLRPLAYKEHPYKWATIGKEIAHIEEATMDIVKAFHRKHYSPSNAVLVVAGNVTFERAKELTEKWFGPIPAGHKYNRNIAKEPRQTEPRTLEVSADVPLSAIYKAYHMPARTEADYYAVDLISDILGRGKSSRLYDQLVKEQKLFNSISASVSGSIEAGLLIIQGKLNEGVTLEQANAAIEAINQELMDQLVDEEELNKVKNQAEASIVFSEIELLNRAMNLAYGKLLGDANFVNTEGEKLQAVTPADIRRCAQEVLNPNNCSTLLYKAEKKAVAAEAEV, encoded by the coding sequence ATGATACAATTCAAAGAATTTACCCTTGATAACGGCCTGCAGGTAATTGTGCACGAAGACCACACCAGCCCGATGGCGGTGCTTAATGTGCTGTATAATGTGGGCTCGCGCGATGAAGAAGAAAGCCACACGGGCTTTGCCCATTTGTTTGAGCACCTGATGTTCAGCGGTTCCAAGCACATACCTGTTTACGACGAGCCCCTGCAGCGCGTGGGGGGCGAGAATAACGCCTTTACCAGCCCCGATATCACCAATTATTACCTCTCGCTGCCAGCCCAGAACATCGAAACCGGTTTCTGGCTGGAGTCGGACCGCATGCTGGACCTGGCTTTCAGCGAAAACGGCCTGGAAGTGCAGCGCAAAGTGGTGGTAGAAGAGTTTAAGCAAACCTACCTCAACCAACCTTATGGCGATGTATGGCTGAAGCTGCGCCCGCTGGCTTACAAAGAGCACCCCTACAAATGGGCCACTATCGGCAAGGAGATCGCTCATATCGAAGAGGCGACCATGGACATTGTGAAGGCTTTTCACCGCAAGCACTACTCGCCCAGCAACGCCGTGCTGGTGGTAGCCGGCAACGTAACGTTTGAGCGGGCAAAGGAACTGACGGAAAAATGGTTCGGGCCCATTCCGGCCGGCCACAAGTATAACCGCAACATTGCCAAAGAGCCGCGCCAAACTGAGCCGCGCACCCTGGAGGTAAGCGCCGACGTGCCCCTGAGCGCCATCTACAAAGCCTACCACATGCCCGCCCGCACCGAAGCTGATTATTATGCCGTAGATCTGATCTCAGATATACTGGGCCGGGGCAAGTCGAGCCGCTTGTATGATCAGCTGGTAAAAGAGCAGAAGCTGTTCAACTCCATCTCGGCTTCCGTATCGGGTTCTATCGAAGCAGGCCTGCTCATCATCCAGGGAAAGCTAAACGAAGGCGTTACGCTGGAGCAGGCTAATGCCGCTATCGAGGCTATTAACCAGGAGCTGATGGACCAGCTAGTAGACGAGGAAGAGCTGAATAAGGTAAAAAACCAGGCCGAGGCCAGCATCGTTTTCTCGGAGATCGAACTACTGAACCGCGCCATGAACCTGGCATACGGCAAGCTGCTCGGCGATGCCAACTTCGTAAATACCGAAGGCGAAAAGCTGCAGGCCGTTACCCCGGCCGATATCCGGCGCTGCGCCCAGGAAGTGCTGAACCCCAACAACTGCTCTACCCTGCTGTATAAAGCCGAGAAGAAGGCGGTAGCAGCAGAAGCGGAAGTATAA
- a CDS encoding alpha-ketoacid dehydrogenase subunit alpha/beta has protein sequence MNYNRKDYTDDELLTLYKAILKPRLIEERMLVLLRQGKVTKWFSGIGQEAISVGSAMALDKDEYILPLHRNLGVFTSRDIPLGRLFAQFQGKPSGFTKGRDRSFHFGTNEHHIVGMISHLGPQLAVADGIALADLLENKEKVTLVFSGDGGASEGDFHEALNVAAVWGLPVIFMIENNGYGLSTPSSEQFKFRHFIDKGPAYGMDALQIDGNNVLEVYDTVRQAAASIRKNPRPMLIEAITFRMRGHEEASGTKYVPQELFEKWAKKDPVENFERYLLDELVLTQKGMESIKEELKAEIEAGLQEAFAQPMPQASQEQELNDMYQPFDQEVIQPASGAKTERRFVDAISDALRQSMERYPDLVLMGQDVAEYGGVFKITEGFVAKFGKDRIRNTPLCESAILGVGLGMSVRGMKSIVEMQFADFVTSGFNQIVNNLAKSHYRWGQNADVVVRMPTGAGTAAGPFHSQSNEAWFFHTPGLKVVYPSSPYDAKGLLNAAIEDPNPVMYFEHKLLYRSIAQDIPDDYYTIEIGKAHTVTEGTDLTIITYGMGVHWAKQLQQELTDASLEILDLRSLLPWDKEAVRAAVAKTGRVLIVHEDTLTGGIGGEIAAWISEHCFELLDAPVARVASLDTAVPFAPPLEQEFLPKQRLREKVEAMLNY, from the coding sequence ATGAACTACAATCGCAAAGACTATACCGACGACGAACTTTTAACCTTATACAAGGCCATTCTGAAGCCTCGCCTGATCGAGGAGCGCATGCTGGTGCTGCTGCGCCAGGGCAAGGTAACCAAGTGGTTTTCCGGCATCGGGCAGGAGGCTATTTCGGTGGGCTCGGCTATGGCCCTGGATAAAGACGAATACATTTTGCCGCTGCACCGCAACCTGGGCGTGTTTACCAGCCGCGATATTCCGCTGGGACGCTTATTTGCGCAGTTCCAAGGCAAGCCCAGCGGCTTTACCAAAGGCCGCGACCGCTCCTTCCACTTCGGTACTAACGAGCACCACATTGTGGGTATGATCTCGCACCTGGGCCCGCAGCTGGCCGTGGCCGATGGCATTGCGCTGGCCGACCTGCTGGAAAACAAAGAGAAAGTAACGCTGGTGTTCAGCGGCGATGGCGGCGCCTCGGAAGGGGATTTCCATGAAGCCCTGAACGTGGCAGCCGTATGGGGGCTGCCGGTTATTTTCATGATCGAGAACAACGGCTATGGCCTTTCTACGCCCAGCAGCGAGCAATTCAAATTCAGGCATTTTATCGACAAAGGACCTGCTTACGGCATGGATGCGCTGCAGATAGACGGCAACAACGTGCTGGAAGTATACGACACGGTGCGGCAGGCGGCAGCCAGTATCCGCAAGAACCCCCGCCCGATGCTCATCGAGGCGATCACGTTCCGGATGCGGGGCCACGAGGAGGCCAGCGGCACCAAGTATGTGCCGCAGGAGCTGTTCGAGAAATGGGCCAAAAAAGATCCGGTAGAGAACTTTGAGCGTTACCTGCTCGACGAGCTGGTGCTGACGCAGAAAGGCATGGAAAGTATAAAAGAGGAGCTGAAAGCCGAGATCGAAGCCGGCCTGCAGGAAGCCTTTGCTCAGCCTATGCCGCAGGCCAGCCAGGAGCAGGAATTGAATGATATGTACCAGCCTTTTGACCAGGAAGTGATCCAGCCTGCCTCCGGTGCCAAAACGGAGCGGCGCTTTGTCGATGCCATCTCTGATGCCCTCCGCCAAAGTATGGAACGCTACCCGGATCTGGTGCTAATGGGCCAGGATGTGGCCGAGTATGGCGGCGTGTTTAAGATTACAGAAGGCTTTGTAGCCAAATTTGGCAAAGACCGCATCCGCAACACGCCTTTATGCGAGTCGGCTATACTTGGCGTGGGCCTGGGCATGTCGGTGCGTGGAATGAAGAGCATTGTAGAGATGCAGTTTGCCGACTTTGTGACCAGCGGCTTTAACCAGATCGTGAATAACCTGGCCAAAAGCCATTACCGCTGGGGCCAGAATGCCGATGTGGTGGTACGCATGCCCACCGGCGCAGGCACTGCAGCCGGGCCGTTTCACTCGCAGAGCAACGAAGCCTGGTTTTTCCATACGCCGGGTCTGAAGGTGGTGTATCCTTCCTCGCCTTACGATGCCAAAGGTTTGCTGAACGCCGCTATCGAAGACCCTAACCCGGTGATGTATTTTGAACATAAGCTGCTCTACCGCTCCATTGCGCAGGATATTCCGGACGATTATTATACCATCGAAATAGGCAAAGCCCATACCGTGACCGAAGGCACCGACCTGACCATTATCACTTACGGCATGGGTGTGCACTGGGCCAAACAACTGCAGCAGGAGCTAACGGATGCCAGCTTAGAAATACTGGACCTGCGGTCGCTGCTGCCCTGGGACAAAGAGGCCGTGCGCGCTGCCGTAGCTAAAACGGGCCGTGTGCTGATCGTGCATGAAGACACCCTGACAGGCGGCATAGGCGGCGAGATTGCCGCCTGGATCAGCGAGCATTGTTTTGAACTGCTGGATGCTCCTGTGGCCCGCGTAGCCAGCCTGGATACGGCCGTGCCGTTTGCGCCGCCCCTGGAGCAGGAATTCCTGCCAAAGCAGCGCCTGCGCGAAAAGGTGGAAGCTATGCTGAATTACTAG
- the ytxJ gene encoding bacillithiol system redox-active protein YtxJ: MNWHPLTSTEQLDEILEESKNTPVVIFKHSTSCSISATAKSRLERQWDGASLDHVKPYYLDLLRYRPVSNEVAEMLHVHHESPQLLLVQDGVCTYDVSHMGIGVDALKKKITA, translated from the coding sequence ATGAACTGGCACCCGCTTACAAGCACCGAACAGTTAGACGAGATATTAGAGGAATCGAAAAACACCCCCGTGGTGATCTTTAAGCACAGCACCTCCTGTTCTATCAGCGCCACGGCCAAAAGCCGCCTGGAGCGCCAGTGGGATGGCGCCAGCCTCGACCACGTGAAACCCTATTACCTGGATTTGCTCCGCTACCGGCCTGTGTCTAACGAGGTAGCCGAAATGCTGCACGTGCACCACGAGTCGCCGCAGCTGTTGCTGGTGCAGGATGGCGTGTGCACTTACGATGTGTCGCATATGGGCATCGGGGTGGATGCCCTTAAAAAGAAAATAACAGCCTAG
- a CDS encoding OsmC family protein: MATIKSIYKGQLRTAAQHLASGNTIITDAPVDNNGKGEAFSPTDLVSAALGSCMMTIMGILANRSNIDIEGMEIEVTKIMAAEPRRIAEVVLDFTMPAGKTYTDKERAMLENAARTCPVALSLHPDVKQTISFRY; encoded by the coding sequence ATGGCAACCATTAAAAGTATATACAAAGGCCAGCTGCGCACCGCGGCGCAGCACCTGGCTTCGGGCAACACCATTATTACCGATGCCCCGGTAGATAACAACGGAAAAGGCGAGGCTTTCTCGCCCACCGACCTGGTAAGTGCGGCGCTGGGCAGCTGCATGATGACCATCATGGGCATCCTGGCCAACCGTTCCAACATCGACATCGAAGGCATGGAGATCGAGGTGACCAAGATCATGGCGGCAGAGCCCCGGCGCATTGCCGAAGTAGTGCTGGACTTTACCATGCCGGCCGGCAAAACCTATACCGATAAAGAAAGAGCCATGCTGGAGAATGCAGCGCGCACCTGCCCGGTGGCCCTGAGCCTGCACCCCGACGTGAAGCAAACCATTTCGTTCCGGTACTAA
- the lipA gene encoding lipoyl synthase, with product MDELITLPVIQPNAMPEGLNALGQPRKPNWLRVKLPVGKEYAKVRSIVDEYKLHTICESGNCPNMGECWGAGTATFMILGNVCTRSCSFCAVATGRPNEYDEDEPRRVAEAIQLMGVKHAVITSVNRDELKDRGAAIWHETVKQVKLLSPSTTIETLIPDVKANWDALITMISPGQEVVSHNMETVKELYRRVRPQAKYERSLEQTRRTKEYGKRTKTGIMLGLGETRDQVYQAMDDLAANGCDILTLGQYLQPTKLHIEVAEFIHPDLFAHYGEEGLKRGIKYVESGPLVRSSYHAERHVHV from the coding sequence ATGGACGAATTAATAACACTTCCGGTGATACAACCCAACGCTATGCCCGAGGGGCTAAACGCGCTGGGACAGCCACGCAAGCCGAACTGGCTGCGGGTAAAACTGCCGGTTGGGAAGGAATATGCCAAAGTTCGGAGCATTGTAGACGAATATAAACTGCACACCATCTGCGAAAGCGGCAACTGCCCCAACATGGGCGAGTGCTGGGGTGCAGGCACTGCTACGTTCATGATTTTAGGTAACGTGTGCACCCGGAGCTGCTCGTTCTGTGCAGTGGCTACCGGCCGCCCCAACGAATACGACGAGGATGAGCCGCGCCGTGTGGCCGAGGCAATACAGCTGATGGGCGTAAAGCATGCCGTTATCACATCCGTGAACCGCGATGAACTGAAAGACCGGGGCGCTGCCATCTGGCACGAAACCGTGAAGCAGGTAAAATTGCTGTCGCCTTCCACAACCATCGAAACCCTTATTCCTGATGTGAAAGCCAACTGGGATGCCCTGATCACGATGATCTCGCCGGGCCAGGAGGTAGTATCGCACAACATGGAAACCGTAAAAGAGCTCTACCGCCGGGTACGCCCGCAGGCCAAGTATGAGCGTAGCCTGGAGCAGACGCGCCGCACCAAAGAATATGGTAAGCGCACCAAAACAGGCATTATGCTGGGCCTTGGTGAAACCCGCGACCAGGTATACCAGGCCATGGACGACCTGGCTGCTAACGGTTGCGATATTTTAACCTTAGGTCAGTACCTGCAGCCAACAAAACTACACATCGAAGTGGCCGAGTTCATTCATCCCGATCTGTTCGCGCATTACGGAGAAGAAGGCTTGAAACGCGGAATCAAGTATGTGGAGTCCGGGCCCCTGGTTCGTTCTTCTTACCATGCCGAACGCCACGTGCACGTATAA